The Theobroma cacao cultivar B97-61/B2 chromosome 1, Criollo_cocoa_genome_V2, whole genome shotgun sequence genome contains the following window.
GATCATAATAAAAGCTGAAgacaaagtaaaaaaataaataaaaatccaaggttgaaaaacaaaaaaggggtGATGTCctaattttttcttcctttcctctctcatTGCTTACTCATTTCCACGACTTATTCCCATCTCAAGGCGCGACACCAATCCACCGTGCATCGACAATTTGATATCGATCCACCATGAGACTGTTTAATGGTGCCCTAACATTCAATTACTGCGACTTGGATGTAACATTTATCTTATTACAAAAGGGAAAGACAAGGGACGTCAACTTCAATCTACTTCTATCGAAATTGGTTTGTTGTGATTCTCTGCCCCTAACCGAAGTcctatgttttaaaaaaataaataaatgaacaCTGCTCAACTTTTCTTTGTCTTGTTTAGTTTTAATGATCACCCATGGCTTAAAATTTTCACCTGTTATTTTGCTACACTTATTTATACTTAGCTGATTAAACAACATGATtaaaaatgagaaacaaaCAATTTTCCATTTGGTTTTCGAATCATAaatagggttttttttttttagattaaattcattcatgtaatttaagcTTCTAAGCTAAATTTTCAGCTTATGAAACAAGAGGAGGAAAATAGAGCGAAGATTGAGAAGGAGACCTTGAGTATGGTATCCAGATATGGACTAGCAACGATTTCCCCTGACAACAGCACGACAAGTGTGTTTCCTCGATACAAACAAGCGTAAGACTGGGCTTCCCTGAACACTTCCACGAACCTCAAATCTTCCTCCGAAATATCATAGAACTTCCCGCAGCAGCCATTGATTTTCACTTCCCTGTTCCACTCACACCCCTTCACCACCGATCTTTTCAACTCCCTCCTCGCCATTCCTCTCAAACCATGATTAAACCAACTCCTCTGGAAGCTTATAAAACTGCAGAAACTCGGTTTATTACTTCGACATGAACTGCAAATCCATGCAGGACTTGCTTTAGCAGCACTTGCCATATATTATCAGTTCAAACTTcgacaaaggaaaaaaaaaaaatctcagtTAAATGACAACGAAAAGTTTTCTCTTAAATGAGGAAAACCAGAAAACGCGGCTAAACGATGGCGTGAAGGGGTGGACAGCACAAGGAGAAGgatatagattttttttttaaaaaaaagaaagacaaaaacaaGTTAATTGACATGGGAATTAAAGGCACACTTGTTCTTAGATATAATACATGGTGGCCCCCACGGCTTCTAACGTTTTACTTGTCATCAGCTTCTGGattttttagtttcttttgtGTGATAAAATGTTAAAGGAATCAACAATTATATACTATTACATTAATTTAATCTTCATTATTTTGGGAATTTgacttttgtttctttttattaaagcTGATGCTCTTAGAAGAAAGAATGTGTATAGTACATGCATTATTGTAAGTATATATTCAGTTGTAGCATGATTAAAGCTCAAATCTGAATATCCCCATCCTATCTCTTCTTTTATCTTCTGGAAAAATATGCTGTACTTCTTGTTTTTTACCATGCAACTGGAAAATTTCTCTTTGCTATTTCTGCGTACtacttttgattttgtttcaaatGCATTTGGGACTCCTTTGTGGGTAAGTTCAAATGCATCAGTCCTGCTTTCAGAGGAAGGTTCAACTGAGATATGTATTCATGTAAATCTATTATACTACTTGTTTTTCTTGCTTCCTACCTTTTTTTAAggtaaaaattttactttttggaaatttatttattgtaaagtttttttttatatataattttaacttttggtGTGTTACTACAAATTTTTGATTCGAAagtgttatttttttttatttgataattttcatttaattttggtttgatttttttaccatttaacgtctagtttaaaaattatagGTAAAAGATTTTCCATCAAACATGTCAAAATGATTCGAGTTGGCTTGAAATGTTTGCAAAATGTGAGGATGGAAtacaaaaatttcaagtttGGACCATTGATAATGGTATTGTGCTGTGCTGCAACAGACTTCGAATTAACAAAAGCTACCAAACAACGGGTCCCTCATTTCAGTCAGACGAGGCTTCCGTTCCCTGAAACCAGACACCTAAAGAAAATGAGTACCAATGAGGAAACGGGATAAGTCTACGGACAATATTGGTTGACCACGGACAGAAGACTAAGAGCagttttctcaattatttcaACAAAGATTCCTAGGTGGCCATGTTCCGAATTGACATTGTGTCATCAAAGTAGAATAAAAGAtcttaacttttcaaaaaaggAATGCTGCATAATTTTTTACCAAATTTTAAGTTCAATTTGACTATATTATCTTCATTCTTTGCATTACAAAATCACAGAGTttatgagaaaaaataaaaaaataaaaaaacagaaaCCTAATCAAAACATGTTTCacacacaatatatatatatatatatatatttatgaatttatatttgatacacGATAAGCGATGTTTATACACtatcatttaattataaaatattactttataaatatataaagggaaatatttaaaaaaatttaaataaatatttaaaattatgaatatttctttttaaaaatatcaaattttaaaattgtttacaaataatataacattatttaatttataaataatatataaaacttATGGAGCGACAGTATATCAAATATATACTCGTATTGATATATTACAGCTACATCGACTGAAGAAGTTTTCTGGAAcaaaatttcatactttatgACCACTGGAGGGAGTTGTTGAGTGAgaagaaaatcttttttatccCTTCGTAAGCAACGTTTGATTCCTCGTTCCTCTGGCAGCTAATTGCCCTGCTctgaagaaaataataatcttTTATAGAGTGGGTCAGGCCCAAGTTAACTTAGCCCAACTTAAACTAGGCAATTGGGCAAGCTTGAGCTccagttttaaaaaaataagcttACCCATTGATATTAGGGAGATGACATCAACTTTGAGAGAAAGCAAAAATGGACAAATGTGTTCTacttatttataaatgaaaaaatgaaaatcagtattgaattatgaaattagcaattttttaaggaaattagcatattttatttcattagaTAGAATATATTTAAGAAATATGCAAGTGATTTTGTGATAAtgtttagatattttattatttgtatcTTATTTTCGGCTgaaattcataaataaaataaagaataaagtaTGGATATATTGTTTCAATCTACATGCAAGTTTGAGTTGAATTTCCAACCTGtaataaactttaatttttgaaaaaaaaaaagatattttgtTATTGGGGTACTCTTGTTTCATCTTCTAGCAGACGTGAGGAAGTTCTTATAGGTTGGTCCCCTCCCTTTGGCGATTCGATTGTGCTGAATTCGGACGGTGCATGTAGAGATTCCCTTGCGCAAGCAACTGCTAGTGGCATTTTGCGTGATTCAGCTGGGGATAGGCATGGGGTTACACTGTTCGGTTGGGTGCTTGTACTGCATATAGAGCTGAACTCTGTGGTGCTTACACGGGTTTAAAGCTTGCATGGGAATTGGGTTTTCCTAAGATTATTGCACAAGTGGATAGTCAATTGGTAGCTCGGGCCATTACCTCCACCAGTTACCATCCATGTCGGAATTCAGATTTGATTAACGCAATCCATGGTTTGATGGGACAACAACGGGAGGTGACTATACGACATGCTCATTAGGAGAGCCACCATTTAGCTGATTTTATAGTCAATTAGGCTTTATTCTTGATGAtgtttttgatgtttttaCTGTTTTTCCTTCCCCACTAATGGGGTTAGAGAACTTATAATGTATGATATgctgaaaatgaatttttctggATTGATTAGaatataaaaactttattCTTCTTTAAAAACAAAGAACTGAAACGAATTGCATTCCAGATTTCTTCTTCACATTACCATCTGATGCATGTAAAAAGGGTCAAAATCCATTCATGAATAACTAAAGGAATCACGAAATTGAATAAGAAACTGAGATGTTCTGACAGAGTTAAGTAGAATAAATCTTCACGttatacattaaaaaaacCAAGTAAATAAAATCCATAGACATTGGATAAAAGTACCCTTAATTGAATCTACTTAAAAATGGACAAATAACCAAAGCCCATCTCTTCATTCTCCTTAGAAGCAAGCATCCAGAAGGCAACAACAGCAGAGCGCTGCTAAGCTGCATAAACAACAGAAGATCATGTCAAAAACGCATGCTCACTCAATTTGGCTTTTGCAACAAATCTCTAACACTTAAATGTAACCAACTTATGAGAATCCAATTCAATCTGAGAGAAGGTTGTCTTCCCTGGTTACCTAACACGTATGAATGAGTTTCAATTTAGCCTTAAACCGGCTAAGCTTGACAATGTCAGTACATCCGTCGACATCCGTGACAGTGACACTGAGAACTAATTGATAGCCGTTTGCATGGAGCAAAAGACTGAAACCCTGATGCAGGAAACCAAGGCTCACTGGGGGAAAATGATCAAGACCTCTTACCCTTTGATTTAACTTTTaactattcaaaaattttagattttatattttgaaaaggaaCAGAATTCtcaaaccaaataaaaaatcaaaatccacatatatttcagttgaataaaaaaagattgtgTTTAGATTTAGACAAAGCCCACCATCACAAAGCCCTGGATTCCTGGAAAACCATAGTTTCTCCTCatcatcatatatataatcaatAGTCTATATGCAGATATATCGTGTGAACCGAACATggatttgttttgttttttgtgaTGGAACCAAATGGAATTATTAACAATACTAGTTTGAATGGATTCTTGAAAGATGTAAAAGGGACAGAGAAGAATCTTTACCATCCTTCAAGAAAACCGGTTTCCTGCTGCTGCTGCCTTGGCGGAGGTGCTGCGTACTGTGGAGGCGGGTAGGGGTAAGCTTCAACTGGGTACGCTGGCGGTGGATATGCATCCTTTGGAGGATACCCTGcaaatccataataataataacaacatTAACAAAAAGCCCCATCAGAAAAGATACCTTGCTAAAATGGTTTTCAACCTTCcgaaagaaaaccaaaaaccaAGAACCTTATCAAAATCAGAGTTAAACACATACCTTGAGGAGGAGGAACGCCAACAGGAGGCTGCTGCTGATTGTAGTAACTCATCTTcgctctttttccttcttcaaagtcttttctttctcaacaGAGTTCTTGGTTTCGAGAtcgttatttttttcttctgatcaaaagaaaagaaagactcCGATCAAAACAACAAAACCAACCCTGGACTTCTTTGAGGATCGGGGATGATCTTATAGGTAACTGATAAGTCGGTAGAAGCGTAAGCCTGAGGAAGCCTAAAAGAAGTTTCTGATGACGAGAGATGCCAAACCGACTCTTCACTCTTCAGGGCACCAATACAAACACGGCTTTTCCAGTTTTTAATGAGgaagaaaagataaagatCGAACCCATTAAGTAAAGGACATGGAATCTTTCACAGTTCAACGTACATTTGAAACGTGGTTTCCAGTTCCACCTAGAGCTCCGTTCTACTTTTATTCCAATTCTAGAGTGGAGCCGCCTACCCAGGTAGCCGCTTTAAATCAAGCCAAGccttcttaaaaaaaaaaagaaggaaaattataaaagatattttccAATTAGTTTTTGAGGCAATTATTTATTGCTTTGCAGTCCAGCGGAGCAGAGGGAGCATGGGAGCAGTTCAAAAGTTAAAATGCCTTGTCGAGGCATATACATTTTACATCACGATCCATTAGGTAAAGTTTATCCGTCCGTTGCATGATTTGATGTGAAAGTGAAATTCACATTTTGCCATTTTGGCtgtatatttcaaatttttatgcatcatatttctctctttagctttaataattcaattttcatttggatttttgttgaaacacaaaaataaattggctttttttttcttgtactAGTTTACTTAATGACGTTTATTAGTATTTAAAgtgatttgaaaattttcttttagttttttaatgTGGGTATAATTAAATGAACAAAGAGATAgaaaatgcaagataaaaaaTTGTGTTTAATATAGTTGGCACCTTGTTAATGAAAtcgaaaaacaaaaagtatattttgacttaaaaaaagataattatagtTCCTTTAATTTCATAAAACTTATTACTTATCAACCACATATTAACTTAGTTCATTACACTCATTTTATATCCAAAATggttatattaaaatattaagcTTATATTTATACACGATTAAtgcataatatttatatattatcacTTAATTACAAAAGTGATTAGTTTTGTAAATGTATAAATAGCTTAATTACAGAGTATCgctttataaatatataaaaataaaacatttaaaaaatttttaaatttatttattaatacagtaataacattttatttattgatagTATTGAACATTTGAAgtgatttcttttctttatttgatagGCACTTTTTTGACTTTAACCTTACTGGGTTTCAACTTTTTAAATCAATAATCAACTGAGTTTGAAACCTTGCTCCCACTTACCCTGTTTATCCATCCCAACTCCACGCTTGCTTGTCCAACTTTGAGAAGGCGATTTCTGAATTCAAACAAGAGAGGGGGCCACTACTCCTGCCTTAGTCAAACTTACATAATGATGAAACGGCATTCTCTGCAAATTTACCCAAGAGTCtcccccttttctcttttggaaataaaaaggTTCTGGCTAAGAATAAAGCCTAATTAAAAGCTTCTTAAGTTTTCATCGATAGGATCTTGTCTCATTCATGGCTTTGCtcctttttctgtttttatgatataattgtttaaaatgcaACTTGGGATAAAATGCCTTTTAACTCAATTCGACATCGTTTGAAATGGCAAATATCGAAATCTACAAGTTCATAACAACAACGGATTGAGTTACATCACCTAGAATTGGCACCTAATGacttgagagagagagagagagttattGTATCAGATAAGTATTGCTGGAGTTTTAGGAAAATAATACATTGTTTAGTCCCTAGATCTAACAGAAAACTTTGCACATGAATTATACTGTACATAGTACAGCATTGGAACCATTCTCATTCATCCCAAAACATGGGCTAATCAAACCTGTAATGCCGAatgttagttttgaatttCCCAGAATCTTTCAACTGCAGTGCCTTGAATCTACAATGGATAATTAGCGACTTAAAACCAAAGGAACCACCGGCGACGATGGGCAGAACTGCTAGCAGAACTTTTGCTAGGTGTTACAGTGATCCTCTCAGCATTGGCGATTGCCCATTTGCTGAAATCGGGTGAAGAAACAAGTTCTTCAACAGCTTTTTTTGTGGTTTCTCTTGTGAACTTCTCCCACTCACTTTTCGAAAATTGCCTCCTCTCTGGAGTGTCGTGAAAGGTGGAAAGGTAAGAGTCTGATTCTGACAGCTGACTAGGAGATGACTTGGTAATACCTGAAGGAGTCACATCCAAGAATACATTAGAGACTTTCTGACATGGTCAATGGACAAAAGACCAAGCTTTTCTTAATCTATTCAGTAATAGAAGGATCAAAGATATCAACCAAACCTTGTACGGAAGTATTGCAAGAAGCCAGGGGAAAGTGTTTGGACTGCCGCTTAAGGAAATTAGAGTCTTTAGGccttttgtatatatattcatCATGAGAATATCGATCTGGTGATAAATCAGGAAGTTGAGTATTTCTTCCAATGTTTTTGACTAATTTGAACAGCTTCCTGCAGAAGTAGTCCACATAATGTTATGTAATGACATCTAATGGCAATAAAAAAGGAACAAGCATATATAAAAGATGAAATCCAAGAAGAATTTTATAATGATACAAATGATTGAGCCtcatgaaaataaagaaaagaaaaagaaaacatactTGTACACACGACGTAAGAATCTCAATCTCGTGATTTTACGCAATACTGGCGAAAGCAGTACTCCAGATAATAATGCCACTGCTACAAGGAGGGGATCCACAGAACTCTGCAAACATAAGAgttaattacatttttaacaaAGAATGAAGCTATAATTAACCATTGGTGAGGGAGACTTTTATTGAATACAAGAAATTTTCAGAGATTGGGTAAGTGTAAAAACCTGAAGGATCATAATGAGAGCCAATATCCGGATGGACCAAGCAACAAACTGAGATGTGCTTATGTCAATTGACCCATCTTCTGTCAGGACAAGTTTGCGGACAACCCAGAAGCCCAACCAAGCTCCAGCCAGAACAACAAAACCCAGCAGAAATATAGCCAACTGAAATTTAGATATAGAAAGCAGTTCAGTTTATTACGAGGAAATAATTTGCAAAGCTTATCACCAGTTACTACATACAATGATACAAGTTTAAACCATTAAACCACAAATACTACTGTGACATGTAACATTGAACAGCAACCAATTCCAAGTTAAAACGAAGCAAGAAAGCCTATTCTAATCTGGGAAGTGGGAACCAAGTTATAAATCGAGCATAAGTAGAAATtctaatataaaaatgaagaaatcaGAAAACCATGAAAGTGTCGGAAACAGGAAGAGTTCAATATAAACGAATCCTTAACAGAACACAATACTAGCAATTCTACACTTGATTTTACCAATTCATTTTAAGCAATAATATCATATGAACAATAGTTTTGGTTTGACAGGCAACATCAAAGAAATCTGTTGAGTTCGCTACCAAGTTCCATCATTCATGGTTCACTTGTTACTCAATCAAATTTACAATGTCTCATCCAACATGAGCATAGTATTTGATAACAACAATAGCTGAAACATTCTAGAGGTTATGCTCTGCATCATAGAGAGACATGAAGCATGTGACCAAAATATTTACAGGATAACTTACATACAGGATTATACATATCTTCACTGATTCCCATCTCTGAAAGTATTGAATGCAACAATCGTGGCAAATAGTGGAGAAGCATA
Protein-coding sequences here:
- the LOC18611302 gene encoding cysteine-rich and transmembrane domain-containing protein A, which translates into the protein MSYYNQQQPPVGVPPPQGYPPKDAYPPPAYPVEAYPYPPPQYAAPPPRQQQQETGFLEGCLAALCCCCLLDACF
- the LOC18611303 gene encoding uncharacterized protein LOC18611303; translated protein: MDTGKPVRSSAWLLGLIFITFSTFSSIAFSDEPSLVFGEFNKILQLTPGLQVEKSPGLKPGTRVFCERVHIDGLSRFRNLKKFAHSVKVKVSQGNSSTRRTNVEVCFHRNASLGIGMCPQANWEKVSRGIWVNSMSPFDHKLLDIRMTSSSLETLEVSIQEEFFLYRVIFLILGIVLLSSASTLSQSLVFYYGSAMAVGVILVVLIVLFQGMKLLPTGRKNSLAIFIYSSTVGLGSMLLHYLPRLLHSILSEMGISEDMYNPLAIFLLGFVVLAGAWLGFWVVRKLVLTEDGSIDISTSQFVAWSIRILALIMILQSSVDPLLVAVALLSGVLLSPVLRKITRLRFLRRVYKKLFKLVKNIGRNTQLPDLSPDRYSHDEYIYKRPKDSNFLKRQSKHFPLASCNTSVQGITKSSPSQLSESDSYLSTFHDTPERRQFSKSEWEKFTRETTKKAVEELVSSPDFSKWAIANAERITVTPSKSSASSSAHRRRWFLWF